One stretch of Synergistes jonesii DNA includes these proteins:
- a CDS encoding urocanate hydratase gives MMNNKQLEKAMKIRLEFPDGLPPEKEFDPRYRRAPNRVYTLNEKETVLALKNALRYIPEEYHAEVAPEFLAELRTRGRIYGYRFRPAGKLYGKPVDEYKSNCIEGKAFQVMIDNNLDFDVALYPYELVTYGETGQVCQNWMQYLLIKKYLEILTPDQTLVVESGHPLGLFKSSPNAPRVMLTNGLMVGLFDNQEEWHRAMQLGVSNYGQMTAGGWMYIGPQGIVHGTYNTVLNAGRIKFGESGEGLKGRLYVTSGLGGMSGAQPKAADIAGCVSITAEVDWSRIETRHGQGWVRRIAETPEEAFAMAKEEMAKGEVNSIAFHGNVVDLLQYAVDNDISIDLLSDQTSCHAAYDGGYCPVGVTFEERTRLLKEEPEKFRKLVDMSLRRHFELIKLLVGRGSYFFDYGNSFLRAIYDAGVKEVAKNGVDTHDGFIFPSYVEDIMGPLLFDYGYGPFRWCCLSGNPQDLHRTDMAAMECIDPNRRFQDRDNWAWIRDAEKNKLVVGTQCRILYQDAEGRIRIALKFNEMVRNGEIGPVMLGRDHHDVSGTDSPYRETANIKDGSNVTADMATLCFVGNAARGMSLVALHNGGGVGIGRAINGGFGLVLDGSYRVDETIKSAMNWDVMSGVARRAWARNNGALEVSAAFNGGRGGQHITLPYLADDEYLTELVAKK, from the coding sequence ATGATGAACAACAAACAGTTGGAAAAGGCAATGAAGATAAGGCTGGAATTTCCCGACGGGCTGCCGCCTGAGAAGGAATTCGACCCGCGGTACCGCCGCGCGCCGAACCGCGTTTACACTCTGAATGAAAAGGAGACGGTGCTCGCGCTGAAGAACGCGCTGCGCTACATCCCGGAGGAATATCACGCGGAGGTCGCCCCCGAATTCCTTGCAGAACTGCGGACTCGCGGGCGCATTTACGGCTATCGCTTCCGCCCCGCCGGAAAGCTCTACGGCAAGCCGGTTGACGAGTATAAGAGCAATTGCATAGAGGGAAAAGCCTTTCAGGTGATGATCGACAACAACCTCGACTTCGACGTCGCGCTCTACCCCTACGAGCTCGTCACCTACGGCGAGACGGGGCAGGTCTGTCAGAACTGGATGCAGTATCTTCTGATAAAAAAATATCTTGAGATACTGACGCCGGATCAGACGCTCGTCGTTGAATCGGGACATCCGCTCGGACTTTTCAAATCTTCCCCCAACGCGCCGCGCGTGATGCTCACCAACGGCCTGATGGTCGGCCTCTTCGACAATCAGGAGGAGTGGCACCGCGCGATGCAGCTCGGCGTCTCCAACTACGGTCAGATGACGGCCGGCGGCTGGATGTACATCGGGCCGCAGGGCATCGTTCACGGCACCTACAACACGGTCCTCAACGCGGGACGGATAAAGTTCGGCGAGAGCGGCGAAGGCTTGAAGGGGCGCCTCTACGTCACCTCCGGGCTCGGCGGCATGAGCGGCGCGCAGCCTAAGGCGGCCGACATCGCCGGCTGCGTTTCGATCACCGCCGAGGTAGACTGGTCGCGTATCGAGACCCGCCATGGACAGGGCTGGGTCAGGCGGATCGCCGAGACGCCGGAAGAGGCTTTCGCGATGGCGAAAGAGGAAATGGCCAAGGGCGAAGTCAATTCTATCGCCTTCCACGGCAACGTAGTCGACCTGCTCCAGTATGCCGTCGACAACGATATTTCCATAGACCTGCTCTCGGACCAGACAAGCTGCCACGCCGCCTACGACGGCGGCTACTGCCCCGTCGGCGTCACCTTTGAGGAGCGCACGCGGCTTCTTAAAGAAGAACCGGAAAAATTCAGGAAGCTCGTCGATATGTCGCTCAGAAGACACTTTGAGCTGATAAAGCTCCTTGTCGGCCGCGGCAGCTACTTCTTCGACTACGGCAACTCCTTCCTGCGCGCGATCTACGACGCCGGCGTCAAAGAGGTGGCGAAGAACGGTGTGGATACGCACGACGGCTTCATCTTCCCGAGCTACGTCGAAGACATCATGGGACCGCTGCTCTTCGATTACGGCTACGGACCATTCCGCTGGTGCTGCCTTTCGGGGAACCCGCAGGATCTGCACAGGACCGATATGGCGGCGATGGAGTGCATAGACCCGAACCGGCGCTTCCAGGACCGGGACAACTGGGCCTGGATACGCGACGCCGAGAAGAACAAGCTCGTCGTCGGCACGCAGTGCCGCATCCTCTATCAGGATGCGGAGGGGCGCATCCGCATCGCGCTCAAGTTCAACGAGATGGTGCGCAACGGGGAGATCGGCCCGGTGATGCTCGGGCGGGACCATCACGACGTCTCGGGCACCGACTCGCCCTACCGCGAGACGGCGAATATCAAAGACGGCAGCAACGTCACGGCGGACATGGCGACGCTCTGCTTCGTGGGCAACGCCGCGCGAGGCATGAGCCTCGTGGCGCTGCATAACGGAGGCGGCGTAGGAATCGGCAGGGCGATCAACGGCGGCTTCGGGCTCGTGCTCGACGGTTCGTACCGCGTAGACGAGACGATAAAGAGCGCGATGAACTGGGACGTGATGAGCGGCGTGGCCAGACGCGCCTGGGCGCGAAATAACGGCGCGCTCGAAGTCTCTGCGGCTTTCAACGGCGGGCGCGGCGGTCAGCATATCACGCTGCCCTATCTTGCCGACGACGAGTATCTTACAGAACTCGTGGCGAAGAAGTGA